From the genome of Candidatus Obscuribacterales bacterium:
GTAATCCGGTTTCTTGTCGCCTTTCAAATACTCGTTGACGTAGATGTATGCGTCAGACGCCATCTGACCAAAAATAGCTAAATTGAAAACTGTTGGTTTATCAAAACCGGCACCGGCAAGATGCTTTTCCAGGGTGTGCGAGCGGTGGTGGTGGAATATGTCGTAAATGGAACTGTCCGCTTCTTTGTCCATCGACCAAAATGGATACATCACAAGCGACGAACCAAGTAAGACTACGTTTGGTCTGCTTGGTAGGTTTTTCAAATCATCGAGTGCCAGGTCTATTGAGCCTGTGCCACCCCAAAGATCTTTGGAGGATGCCTTTTCTTCGCCATAAGCCATCCAGAGGGCAAAGTTTATAACGGCAAAAATTGCCAGCGCCAAGAAGGATGCTGTGATCCACGAATTCGATGGTTTTTTACTGGAACCAGCCTGTAAACCATTTATAGGTTCGGCAACTGACCCAGGTTTAGCTGACAAGACTTCCGGCAAAACGGACTCCCCGAAATCACTCTTGACTATTTTAAGGTCCGGGTTCAGAGCCGGCGATTAAGCTTTTATAGGACTTAAACAGCTCTCTTAACCTTGCCTGCTTTTAAGCAGCAAGTGCAGACCTTCATACGCATGGTTGTTTGCCCAACAATAGCCTTAACCGGCTGCAGGTTGGGGAGCCAGCGGCGCTTATTGTGGGGGTTGTAGTGCGAACGCAGGAACGTGTAGTTACGACCGGTCATCGGTCCTTTGCCGCAAACATCACAACGTCTGGCCATGATTTAAATCCTTCTTACAGTCCCTGTCGGGAAGAGCAATCGCGCCACTGGAGCCAATCTTGGGGCCCATCGGCACATATACAATCGAACCAGTGATCTTAGCATTTTTTGCCAAGAGCTAGCCTACCTTTCCAAAAAAATTAGATTGTAGGGGGCGAAAAAAGAAGCAATTATCATGGTAGTCTGTGTCTGGGGAATCGTCGGGTTTTGATGCGGTAGTCAACATGAG
Proteins encoded in this window:
- the rpmB gene encoding 50S ribosomal protein L28; the protein is MARRCDVCGKGPMTGRNYTFLRSHYNPHNKRRWLPNLQPVKAIVGQTTMRMKVCTCCLKAGKVKRAV